A genome region from Flavobacterium sp. CFS9 includes the following:
- a CDS encoding endonuclease: MKKNYFLLLLMFAATAFAQIPTGYYNTATGTGYTLKTQLYNIIKGHTDNGYAGLYTTYQTSDVDNFFENDGTVLDMYSENPSGTDPYNYSTGTAQRCGNYVAEGDCYNREHIIPQSVFNEQSPMVSDAHFITPTDGKVNGIRSNYPHGTVSTATYTSQNGGKLGSSSESGYSGTVFEPINEFKGDIARMYFYFATRYENTVAGYSYSMFDGSANKVFTTAFLTTLLAWHAQDPVSAREIARNNAIYARQNNRNPYIDHPEYVNQIWGGAPSSDTQAPTAPTSLASTSKTAASITLSWTASTDNVAVTAYDVYANSALKTTVSGATATITGLTAATAYSIYVKAKDAAGNVSASSNTISVTTDSGGTGTTTDLLFSEYVEGSGNNKAIEIANNTGSSVSLASYSIKKQTNGSGSWSTGLALSGTLASGSKFVIVNSSIASSCYSTSAANISTTATEMAYNGNDPIGLFKNGVLIDIIGTFNGGTANFGADVTLRRKSTVTSPSTTFNLSAQWDSFSQDTCSNLGSKKVQSTVAEAKENIADYNGIIVYPNPSDGNFNIGLNESDSPYSLEIISFSGQKVFEKQNTTENTFSVSHLPSGTYILKIVKDSKTTIRKIIIN; the protein is encoded by the coding sequence ATGAAAAAAAACTACTTTTTACTGTTATTGATGTTTGCCGCGACGGCATTTGCGCAAATTCCCACCGGCTATTACAACACCGCAACAGGAACAGGTTATACGTTGAAAACACAATTGTACAACATTATTAAAGGTCATACCGATAACGGATATGCGGGATTGTACACCACTTATCAAACCTCTGATGTTGACAATTTTTTCGAAAATGACGGGACTGTTTTAGACATGTATTCTGAAAATCCTTCCGGAACGGATCCCTATAATTACAGCACAGGAACCGCCCAAAGATGTGGTAATTATGTAGCAGAAGGCGATTGCTACAACCGAGAACACATCATTCCGCAATCGGTTTTTAATGAGCAATCACCAATGGTATCCGATGCCCATTTTATTACTCCAACGGATGGAAAAGTAAACGGAATCAGATCTAATTACCCTCACGGAACGGTTAGCACGGCCACTTATACTTCTCAAAATGGCGGGAAATTAGGTTCAAGCTCAGAATCCGGATACTCAGGAACTGTTTTCGAACCTATAAACGAATTCAAAGGTGATATTGCCAGAATGTACTTTTACTTTGCTACCCGTTACGAAAATACTGTTGCAGGCTACTCTTACTCAATGTTCGACGGTTCCGCCAACAAAGTATTTACTACCGCATTTTTGACTACACTTCTCGCGTGGCACGCACAAGATCCGGTAAGCGCAAGGGAAATTGCCCGCAACAATGCTATTTATGCCCGCCAGAACAACAGAAACCCTTACATCGATCATCCGGAATATGTCAATCAAATTTGGGGAGGCGCACCTTCTTCAGACACTCAGGCTCCAACCGCACCGACAAGTTTAGCTTCGACTTCAAAAACAGCAGCTTCCATTACACTTTCCTGGACTGCTTCTACCGATAATGTGGCTGTTACCGCTTATGATGTTTATGCAAACAGTGCTTTAAAAACTACTGTTTCCGGTGCAACTGCAACCATTACAGGTTTAACTGCCGCAACAGCTTATTCTATTTATGTAAAAGCAAAAGATGCCGCAGGAAATGTTTCTGCTTCAAGCAATACCATTTCGGTTACAACCGACAGTGGCGGAACCGGAACTACAACCGATCTCCTTTTCTCTGAATATGTCGAAGGGTCCGGAAACAATAAAGCAATTGAAATTGCCAATAACACGGGAAGTTCTGTGAGTTTAGCTTCATACTCGATCAAAAAACAAACTAACGGCTCAGGTTCCTGGAGTACAGGCTTGGCTTTGAGCGGAACTTTAGCCTCCGGAAGTAAATTTGTCATCGTAAACAGCTCCATAGCTTCAAGCTGTTATTCGACCAGTGCTGCTAACATCTCGACAACAGCTACAGAAATGGCCTATAACGGAAATGATCCAATCGGTTTATTCAAAAATGGCGTTTTAATCGACATCATCGGAACTTTCAATGGCGGAACTGCTAACTTTGGAGCTGATGTTACTTTAAGAAGAAAATCGACTGTTACTTCACCAAGTACTACTTTTAATCTAAGTGCGCAATGGGATTCGTTTTCACAAGATACCTGCTCTAATTTAGGCAGCAAAAAAGTACAGTCTACTGTAGCTGAAGCAAAAGAAAACATTGCAGATTATAACGGAATCATCGTTTATCCAAATCCATCTGACGGGAATTTTAATATCGGTCTAAACGAATCTGATTCTCCTTACTCCCTGGAAATCATTTCTTTCTCAGGCCAGAAAGTTTTTGAAAAACAAAATACAACAGAGAACACTTTTTCAGTAAGCCATTTACCAAGTGGTACTTATATTTTAAAAATCGTTAAAGATTCAAAAACTACCATCAGGAAAATAATCATTAACTAA